In the genome of Luteitalea pratensis, the window TGCGCGATGCGAGTCACGTACCTCACGAACGGATCGCCCCTCGACAGGGAACTCGCCTGTCGCGAGGTGATAGAGCAGCACGCCGAGACTGTAGAGATCGCTCGCCACCGACGCCGGCGTGCCGTCGAGGACGTCGGGTGCGATATAGAGTGGCGTACCCGCAACCCTCACGCTCGCCGGCGCATCGTCGCTGGCGAGCTCGATGCCGGTGCCGAAATCGCCGAGCACCACTCGTCCTGATCGATCCCGCATGACGTTCTGCGCTTTCACGTCGCGATGCAGGAGTCCGGCGTCGTGCACGGCCGCCAACGCGCTGCACAAGGCGACACCGATCCGTGCGACGTCGACCGCGTCGAACGGGCCGCGCTCCTCGAGCTCTGCTGCCAACGTCTGGCCGTGGATGAACTCCATCCAGATGCCGACGCGACCGTCGATGCGCTCGGCTCCGTGGACGATGACCACGTTCGGGTGGCGGACGCGGGCGAGGAGCCGGCCTTCGTCGATGACCGCGCGACCCAGCTCGCCCTCGACGGCTGCGCGGTGACGCAGGAGCTTGAGCGCGACCTCGCGATCGAGGCGCGTGTCCCAGGCGCGATAGACGTCGCCGTAGGAGCCGTACCCGACCTTCTCGATGACGGTCAGCGGACCCCAGACGACACCGGGGTCGTCATCGGCTTCACGCGTGCGTCCCTCAGGGTGCAACAGCGAATCGTGTTCGCGCCGCTCGTAGAGGCCTTCGACCGGCGACATCGCAGCCTCGTGAGCGCGCGCGACGGCTTCGAGCAACTGAAGCCCGTCGATCAGGGCCGCCGCCGGCTCCGGCGTCGACAAAGCGAGATTGGACCAATCGACCGCGGCGCCATCGGCGATGGCAAGCGCGGCATCGAGGAGGCGCCGCTCGTCCGGATTCTCGTGCAAGGGCATGACGGAGCGGCCTGATCAAACCCCCAGGGCACCGGAACCGAACGCGCTCAAGACTCCACCGCGCCGGCGCGCAGGTGCGCGGCCAGCTTCATGAGGGCCCGGCCGACCGCCATGCGGGCCGCATCCGCCGAGGGGCGGCCCGTGACCTCCGCAAGCTCCTGGTAGCTCAGCCCAAGTTCGACGCGCGATACGACGGCCTCGCGCTCGGAGGGCTCGAGTCGCGCGAGCGCGCCGTCGTAGCGGTCGAGACGCTCGCGGCCGATCGCCTCTTCGAGCGGTGACTGTTGATCCGCGGCGGCATTCGAATCGAGACCGCCGATGGCCGGTCGACGCGCGGCGTTGCGCAGTTCGTTCCGGATGCGGTTCGCGAGGGCCTGGCGCACGTACGCGTGGAACGCGCCTGGCCCACGTGGCTCGAAGCCATCGACGTGACGGAGCGTGTGGAGCACGGTCTCCTGAACGAGGTCGTCGGTATCGATGCAGTCGCGCGCCCACTGCGGCAGGCGCCCGCTCGCCCATCGTCGGAGACGTGGCACATAGCGGTCGAGCACCCGCTCGAGCGCGTCGCGGTCGCCACCCCGAGCCCGCTCCAGCAGCAGGCCGGTTTCGGTGGCCTTCCCCTCGTCCGGCATGAAGGTGCCCATGATAGCCCCGAACGTCTTGTCGGACGAGTCGCGTTCGGTCTTGCGGGCTTTGGTGTTTCAGGGCCTACAAGGGGGAGCGTATGACTCGACACCGACCGCTTCACATCGTTTCGATCGTCCTGGCCATGGCGACTGTGTTCCTCGTGCACGAACCGGGTTCTGCGAAGCCGCCATCGTCGTCCAGCGGCACAGCAGAATTCCACGACAACCTGGGCGACACGATCCGGAGCGATGACGATGACGATGGCGACGTCATCCCACCACTACCGTACGTCGGCAGCTTCGACGACGCAGGCAACTTCTCGTTCAATACGGGAACGCAGCGCCAGATCAACTTCTTCTTCGGCACCTGGCTGGACCTGTTCGGAGGGCAAACGGCGCCAGCACAGGTAACACTGACCACAACCCCGAAGCACAACGTGACGTTCAGCGTGCTGACGCCCACGGGCGGCGGCAGCCTGCTGACGATCGAGCCAGGAACCCCGGAAGTCCGGTCAGTCCGCTTCGTATGGCCCAACAACGATGGAACGGGCGTCAGCGACTACGGCCTCCACTTCCGTGGCAACGCGCTGCTCGACGACGACGGAGATGGTGTGGCCAATGAGCCATTCCCCGAAGACGGGACCGAAATGTCGAAGATGTTGACGACG includes:
- a CDS encoding RNA polymerase sigma factor; the protein is MGTFMPDEGKATETGLLLERARGGDRDALERVLDRYVPRLRRWASGRLPQWARDCIDTDDLVQETVLHTLRHVDGFEPRGPGAFHAYVRQALANRIRNELRNAARRPAIGGLDSNAAADQQSPLEEAIGRERLDRYDGALARLEPSEREAVVSRVELGLSYQELAEVTGRPSADAARMAVGRALMKLAAHLRAGAVES